In one Planctomycetia bacterium genomic region, the following are encoded:
- a CDS encoding DNA alkylation repair protein: MKKPQRQARQVTDATNPQISGEITESEIERQVVSAIAALKRRATKRTLDGMARFAIPADRAFGVTVADIRLLAKRLGRDHALAGALWKSGWYEARMLAAFVAEPAKLTAAEMDRWCRDFDNWAICDTVCFHLFDRTPLAWKKLAPWSKRKPEFEKRAAFALLWGLSVHDKEGPDASFIAGLRLVEAAANDDRNFVKKAVNMALRAVGKRNAALHGAAIATGQSLTESANPTARWTGKGALRELKSASVARRLAAGKRTK; the protein is encoded by the coding sequence ATGAAAAAACCACAACGGCAAGCACGCCAAGTCACTGACGCGACCAATCCGCAAATCAGCGGCGAAATCACCGAAAGTGAAATTGAACGACAAGTGGTGTCGGCGATTGCCGCGCTGAAGCGTCGCGCCACGAAGCGCACGCTTGACGGCATGGCGCGATTCGCGATTCCGGCGGACCGGGCCTTCGGAGTGACCGTGGCCGATATCCGTCTACTTGCCAAGCGGCTCGGGCGCGACCATGCGTTGGCCGGGGCCCTATGGAAATCCGGCTGGTACGAAGCACGCATGCTGGCAGCGTTCGTCGCCGAGCCGGCGAAGCTGACGGCGGCGGAGATGGATCGCTGGTGTCGTGACTTCGACAACTGGGCGATTTGCGACACCGTGTGCTTTCACCTGTTCGATCGCACGCCGCTGGCCTGGAAGAAACTCGCACCGTGGTCCAAGCGGAAGCCGGAGTTCGAAAAGCGAGCGGCGTTCGCATTGCTGTGGGGCCTGTCCGTTCATGACAAAGAGGGGCCGGATGCGTCGTTCATCGCGGGACTGCGGCTCGTCGAGGCGGCAGCCAACGACGATCGCAACTTCGTGAAGAAGGCCGTCAATATGGCACTTCGCGCCGTGGGCAAAAGGAACGCCGCGCTGCATGGAGCGGCCATCGCGACCGGCCAAAGCCTGACGGAGTCTGCCAATCCCACGGCACGATGGACTGGCAAGGGCGCGTTGCGGGAGTTGAAGTCTGCTTCGGTAGCTCGCCGACTCGCGGCGGGCAAGCGAACAAAGTAG
- a CDS encoding RidA family protein — protein MSAEARLQELKLELPPAPKPIGVYKPCVVVGNLAYVSGHGPLKSDGTLMTGRVGADADKDAGYAAARQTGLAILATLKASLGSLDRVKRVIKVLGMVNCVAEFEQHPAVINGFSELFAQVFGPDHGVGARSAVGMCSLPSNITVEIEAIFEVE, from the coding sequence ATGAGCGCCGAAGCCCGTCTCCAGGAATTGAAGCTCGAGTTGCCCCCCGCCCCCAAGCCGATCGGGGTGTATAAGCCCTGCGTCGTGGTTGGCAACCTGGCCTACGTCTCCGGCCACGGGCCGCTCAAGTCCGACGGCACGCTGATGACCGGCCGCGTGGGGGCCGACGCCGACAAAGACGCCGGCTACGCCGCCGCCCGGCAGACCGGCCTGGCGATCCTGGCCACGCTCAAGGCTTCGCTCGGCAGCCTGGACCGCGTGAAGCGAGTGATCAAGGTCCTCGGCATGGTGAACTGCGTGGCGGAATTCGAGCAGCACCCGGCGGTGATCAACGGGTTCAGCGAGCTCTTCGCCCAAGTCTTCGGCCCCGACCACGGCGTCGGCGCCCGCAGCGCAGTCGGGATGTGCTCGCTGCCATCGAACATCACGGTGGAGATTGAGGCGATTTTTGAAGTGGAGTAG